A window from Primulina eburnea isolate SZY01 chromosome 2, ASM2296580v1, whole genome shotgun sequence encodes these proteins:
- the LOC140824792 gene encoding scarecrow-like protein 32: MVQFTETLPPLNQISPFPSLPMNKNQLFGTRLWPGFPTPKSVGNFGDANCMEQLLIHCANALENNDATLAQQILWVLNNIAPPDGDSNQRLTCGFLRALIARAAKIGTCKLLTAMANVQANDLAMNNHKFSIIELAGFVDLTPWHRFGFTAANAAVLEAVEGYSVVHIVDLSLTHCMQIPTLIDSMSTRLDPPPLIKLTVAGTMEDFPPMLDLSYEELGLKLINFARSRKIIMDFRVIPSSSKNGFSSLIEELKLQHFVRAQNGEALVINCHMMLHYIPEETLSNIPNPPQISIRTSSRLSLRTMFLESIRGLEPTIVILVDEDADFTSSSLVYRLRSAYNYLWIPYDTMDTFLPRGSKQRQWYEADIYWKIENVISNEGPQRVERLEPKSKWVQRMHDASFRGVGFSEDAILEVKSMLDEHAAGWGVKKEEEDVVLTWKGHNVVFATAWLPVI, encoded by the coding sequence ATGGTGCAATTCACTGAAACATTACCCCCATTGAATCAAATTTCTCCATTTCCATCTCTTCCAATGAATAAGAACCAGCTTTTCGGGACCCGGCTCTGGCCAGGATTCCCGACGCCGAAATCGGTGGGAAATTTCGGGGATGCGAATTGCATGGAACAGTTGCTGATTCACTGCGCAAACGCCCTGGAAAACAATGACGCGACTCTTGCTCAACAAATATTGTGGGTTCTCAACAATATTGCTCCTCCGGACGGGGACTCGAATCAGCGGCTGACTTGCGGTTTCCTCCGAGCCCTCATCGCACGCGCCGCCAAGATTGGAACCTGCAAATTGCTCACCGCCATGGCTAATGTACAGGCAAATGATCTGGCCATGAACAATCATAAATTCTCTATCATCGAGCTCGCGGGATTCGTGGACTTGACTCCATGGCACAGGTTCGGTTTTACGGCCGCTAATGCGGCGGTTCTGGAAGCTGTCGAAGGTTACTCTGTGGTTCACATAGTGGACTTGAGTTTAACACATTGCATGCAAATTCCTACCCTTATTGATTCCATGTCCACGCGGCTCGACCCACCTCCGCTGATCAAGCTTACGGTAGCCGGTACCATGGAAGATTTCCCACCAATGTTAGATCTCTCTTACGAGGAACTAGGCctgaaattaattaatttcgCAAGATCCCGCAAGATCATAATGGACTTTAGAGTCATTCCTTCGAGTTCTAAAAATGGGTTCTCTTCTTTGATCGAGGAACTCAAACTGCAACATTTTGTACGTGCTCAAAATGGCGAGGCACTAGTGATAAATTGTCACATGATGCTTCACTACATCCCAGAAGAGACCCTATCAAATATTCCGAATCCACCTCAAATTTCGATCCGAACCTCGTCCAGGCTGTCACTTCGAACCATGTTTCTCGAGTCCATACGTGGTTTGGAGCCGACAATCGTCATATTAGTCGATGAAGATGCAGATTTCACATCAAGCAGCCTAGTGTACAGATTAAGATCGGCTTACAATTATCTATGGATACCCTATGATACAATGGACACTTTTCTTCCGCGGGGAAGCAAGCAGAGACAGTGGTATGAAGCGGACATTTATTGGAAAATAGAGAACGTGATTTCGAACGAGGGACCTCAGAGAGTTGAGAGGCTTGAACCAAAGAGCAAATGGGTGCAAAGAATGCACGATGCTAGTTTTCGAGGTGTAGGATTCAGCGAAGATGCGATTTTAGAGGTGAAGAGTATGTTGGACGAGCATGCAGCTGGTTGGGGagtaaagaaagaagaagaagatgtcGTGCTTACATGGAAAGGACACAATGTAGTTTTCGCTACTGCTTGGTTGCCTGTAATTTGA
- the LOC140823605 gene encoding casein kinase II subunit alpha-4, chloroplastic isoform X3, with translation MAQKIGKSIRRSGAPSRARVYPDVNVIRPKEYWDYESLTVQWGEQDDYEVARKVGRGKYSEVFEGVHATNNEKCVIKILKPVKKKKIKREIKILQNLCDFKMLYPTLSDFDIRYYIYELLKALDYCHSQGIMHRDVKPHNVMIDHEQRKLRLIDWGLAEFYHPGKEYNVRVASRYFKGPELLVDLQDYDYSLDLWSLGCMFAGMIFRKEPFFYGHDNYDQLVKIAKVLGTDDLNAYLNKYHLELDPNLAALVGRHSRKPWTKFINSDNQHLAVPDAIDFVDKLLRYDHQERPTAKEAMAHPYFYPIRNVESSRGRAQ, from the exons ATGGCTCAGAAGATAGGAAAATCTATTCGCCGGTCTGGGGCCCCATCCAGGGCGCGGGTTTACCCCGACGTGAATGTTATCCGCCCTAAGGAGTATTGGGATTACGAGTCCCTCACTGTTCAATGGGG GGAACAGGATGATTATGAGGTGGCGAGAAAGGTGGGGAGGGGGAAATATAGTGAGGTTTTTGAGGGTGTTCATGCCACCAACAATGAGAAATGCGTTATCAAGATCCTTAAACCTGTCAAGAAGAAAAAG ATCAAGAGGGAGATAAAAATATTACAGAATCTTTGTG ACTTTAAAATGCTGTATCCCACACTTTCAGACTTCGATATTAGATACTACATATATGAACTATTAAAG GCTTTAGATTACTGCCACTCTCAAGGTATCATGCATCGTGATGTCAAGCCTCATAATGTCATGATAGATCATGAGCAGCGCAAACTCCGTCTTATAGATTGGGGACTAGCTGAATTCTATCATCCTGGGAAAGAGTACAACGTTCGTGTAGCTTCAAG GTATTTTAAGGGACCTGAGCTCCTCGTTGATTTGCAAGACTATGACTACTCCTTGGACTTATGGAGCCTGGGCTGTATGTTTGCAGGAATG ATATTTCGCAAGGAACCTTTCTTTTATGGGCACGACAATTATGATCAACTGGTCAAGATTGCGAAG GTGTTGGGAACAGATGATTTGAATGCATATTTGAATAAGTACCACTTGGAATTGGACCCAAATCTTGCTGCCCTTGTCGGAAG ACATAGCAGAAAGCCATGGACGAAGTTCATTAACTCTGATAATCAACACTTGGCTGTTCCCGAT GCTATTGATTTTGTTGACAAACTGTTACGATATGATCATCAAGAAAGGCCTACCGCAAAGGAAGCAATG GCTCATCCTTATTTCTACCCTATAAGGAATGTAGAAAGCAGCCGGGGTCGTGCTCAGTGA
- the LOC140823605 gene encoding casein kinase II subunit alpha-4, chloroplastic isoform X5 encodes MAQKIGKSIRRSGAPSRARVYPDVNVIRPKEYWDYESLTVQWGEQDDYEVARKVGRGKYSEVFEGVHATNNEKCVIKILKPVKKKKALDYCHSQGIMHRDVKPHNVMIDHEQRKLRLIDWGLAEFYHPGKEYNVRVASRYFKGPELLVDLQDYDYSLDLWSLGCMFAGMIFRKEPFFYGHDNYDQLVKIAKVLGTDDLNAYLNKYHLELDPNLAALVGRHSRKPWTKFINSDNQHLAVPDAIDFVDKLLRYDHQERPTAKEAMAHPYFYPIRNVESSRGRAQ; translated from the exons ATGGCTCAGAAGATAGGAAAATCTATTCGCCGGTCTGGGGCCCCATCCAGGGCGCGGGTTTACCCCGACGTGAATGTTATCCGCCCTAAGGAGTATTGGGATTACGAGTCCCTCACTGTTCAATGGGG GGAACAGGATGATTATGAGGTGGCGAGAAAGGTGGGGAGGGGGAAATATAGTGAGGTTTTTGAGGGTGTTCATGCCACCAACAATGAGAAATGCGTTATCAAGATCCTTAAACCTGTCAAGAAGAAAAAG GCTTTAGATTACTGCCACTCTCAAGGTATCATGCATCGTGATGTCAAGCCTCATAATGTCATGATAGATCATGAGCAGCGCAAACTCCGTCTTATAGATTGGGGACTAGCTGAATTCTATCATCCTGGGAAAGAGTACAACGTTCGTGTAGCTTCAAG GTATTTTAAGGGACCTGAGCTCCTCGTTGATTTGCAAGACTATGACTACTCCTTGGACTTATGGAGCCTGGGCTGTATGTTTGCAGGAATG ATATTTCGCAAGGAACCTTTCTTTTATGGGCACGACAATTATGATCAACTGGTCAAGATTGCGAAG GTGTTGGGAACAGATGATTTGAATGCATATTTGAATAAGTACCACTTGGAATTGGACCCAAATCTTGCTGCCCTTGTCGGAAG ACATAGCAGAAAGCCATGGACGAAGTTCATTAACTCTGATAATCAACACTTGGCTGTTCCCGAT GCTATTGATTTTGTTGACAAACTGTTACGATATGATCATCAAGAAAGGCCTACCGCAAAGGAAGCAATG GCTCATCCTTATTTCTACCCTATAAGGAATGTAGAAAGCAGCCGGGGTCGTGCTCAGTGA
- the LOC140823605 gene encoding casein kinase II subunit alpha-4, chloroplastic isoform X1, with translation MAQKIGKSIRRSGAPSRARVYPDVNVIRPKEYWDYESLTVQWGEQDDYEVARKVGRGKYSEVFEGVHATNNEKCVIKILKPVKKKKIKREIKILQNLCGGPNIVKLFDIVRDQQSKTPSLIFEYVNNTDFKMLYPTLSDFDIRYYIYELLKALDYCHSQGIMHRDVKPHNVMIDHEQRKLRLIDWGLAEFYHPGKEYNVRVASRYFKGPELLVDLQDYDYSLDLWSLGCMFAGMIFRKEPFFYGHDNYDQLVKIAKVLGTDDLNAYLNKYHLELDPNLAALVGRHSRKPWTKFINSDNQHLAVPDAIDFVDKLLRYDHQERPTAKEAMAHPYFYPIRNVESSRGRAQ, from the exons ATGGCTCAGAAGATAGGAAAATCTATTCGCCGGTCTGGGGCCCCATCCAGGGCGCGGGTTTACCCCGACGTGAATGTTATCCGCCCTAAGGAGTATTGGGATTACGAGTCCCTCACTGTTCAATGGGG GGAACAGGATGATTATGAGGTGGCGAGAAAGGTGGGGAGGGGGAAATATAGTGAGGTTTTTGAGGGTGTTCATGCCACCAACAATGAGAAATGCGTTATCAAGATCCTTAAACCTGTCAAGAAGAAAAAG ATCAAGAGGGAGATAAAAATATTACAGAATCTTTGTGGTGGGCCTAATATTGTAAAGTTGTTTGATATTGTAAGAGACCAGCAATCAAAGACACCGAGTCTTATATTTGAATATGTGAACAATACAGACTTTAAAATGCTGTATCCCACACTTTCAGACTTCGATATTAGATACTACATATATGAACTATTAAAG GCTTTAGATTACTGCCACTCTCAAGGTATCATGCATCGTGATGTCAAGCCTCATAATGTCATGATAGATCATGAGCAGCGCAAACTCCGTCTTATAGATTGGGGACTAGCTGAATTCTATCATCCTGGGAAAGAGTACAACGTTCGTGTAGCTTCAAG GTATTTTAAGGGACCTGAGCTCCTCGTTGATTTGCAAGACTATGACTACTCCTTGGACTTATGGAGCCTGGGCTGTATGTTTGCAGGAATG ATATTTCGCAAGGAACCTTTCTTTTATGGGCACGACAATTATGATCAACTGGTCAAGATTGCGAAG GTGTTGGGAACAGATGATTTGAATGCATATTTGAATAAGTACCACTTGGAATTGGACCCAAATCTTGCTGCCCTTGTCGGAAG ACATAGCAGAAAGCCATGGACGAAGTTCATTAACTCTGATAATCAACACTTGGCTGTTCCCGAT GCTATTGATTTTGTTGACAAACTGTTACGATATGATCATCAAGAAAGGCCTACCGCAAAGGAAGCAATG GCTCATCCTTATTTCTACCCTATAAGGAATGTAGAAAGCAGCCGGGGTCGTGCTCAGTGA
- the LOC140823605 gene encoding casein kinase II subunit alpha-4, chloroplastic isoform X4 translates to MLSALRSIGITSPSLFNGGNRMIMRWRERWGGGNIVRFLRVFMPPTMRNALSRSLNLSRRKRVRCFFWSMEMNILEDLQSYLLVQIKREIKILQNLCDFKMLYPTLSDFDIRYYIYELLKALDYCHSQGIMHRDVKPHNVMIDHEQRKLRLIDWGLAEFYHPGKEYNVRVASRYFKGPELLVDLQDYDYSLDLWSLGCMFAGMIFRKEPFFYGHDNYDQLVKIAKVLGTDDLNAYLNKYHLELDPNLAALVGRHSRKPWTKFINSDNQHLAVPDAIDFVDKLLRYDHQERPTAKEAMAHPYFYPIRNVESSRGRAQ, encoded by the exons ATGTTATCCGCCCTAAGGAGTATTGGGATTACGAGTCCCTCACTGTTCAATGGGG GGAACAGGATGATTATGAGGTGGCGAGAAAGGTGGGGAGGGGGAAATATAGTGAGGTTTTTGAGGGTGTTCATGCCACCAACAATGAGAAATGCGTTATCAAGATCCTTAAACCTGTCAAGAAGAAAAAG GGTTCGATGCTTCTTTTGGAGCATGGAGATGAATATATTGGAGGACTTACAATCATATTTACTGGTGCAGATCAAGAGGGAGATAAAAATATTACAGAATCTTTGTG ACTTTAAAATGCTGTATCCCACACTTTCAGACTTCGATATTAGATACTACATATATGAACTATTAAAG GCTTTAGATTACTGCCACTCTCAAGGTATCATGCATCGTGATGTCAAGCCTCATAATGTCATGATAGATCATGAGCAGCGCAAACTCCGTCTTATAGATTGGGGACTAGCTGAATTCTATCATCCTGGGAAAGAGTACAACGTTCGTGTAGCTTCAAG GTATTTTAAGGGACCTGAGCTCCTCGTTGATTTGCAAGACTATGACTACTCCTTGGACTTATGGAGCCTGGGCTGTATGTTTGCAGGAATG ATATTTCGCAAGGAACCTTTCTTTTATGGGCACGACAATTATGATCAACTGGTCAAGATTGCGAAG GTGTTGGGAACAGATGATTTGAATGCATATTTGAATAAGTACCACTTGGAATTGGACCCAAATCTTGCTGCCCTTGTCGGAAG ACATAGCAGAAAGCCATGGACGAAGTTCATTAACTCTGATAATCAACACTTGGCTGTTCCCGAT GCTATTGATTTTGTTGACAAACTGTTACGATATGATCATCAAGAAAGGCCTACCGCAAAGGAAGCAATG GCTCATCCTTATTTCTACCCTATAAGGAATGTAGAAAGCAGCCGGGGTCGTGCTCAGTGA
- the LOC140823605 gene encoding casein kinase II subunit alpha-2 isoform X2, translated as MLSALRSIGITSPSLFNGGNRMIMRWRERWGGGNIVRFLRVFMPPTMRNALSRSLNLSRRKRVRCFFWSMEMNILEDLQSYLLVQIKREIKILQNLCGGPNIVKLFDIVRDQQSKTPSLIFEYVNNTDFKMLYPTLSDFDIRYYIYELLKALDYCHSQGIMHRDVKPHNVMIDHEQRKLRLIDWGLAEFYHPGKEYNVRVASRYFKGPELLVDLQDYDYSLDLWSLGCMFAGMIFRKEPFFYGHDNYDQLVKIAKVLGTDDLNAYLNKYHLELDPNLAALVGRHSRKPWTKFINSDNQHLAVPDAIDFVDKLLRYDHQERPTAKEAMAHPYFYPIRNVESSRGRAQ; from the exons ATGTTATCCGCCCTAAGGAGTATTGGGATTACGAGTCCCTCACTGTTCAATGGGG GGAACAGGATGATTATGAGGTGGCGAGAAAGGTGGGGAGGGGGAAATATAGTGAGGTTTTTGAGGGTGTTCATGCCACCAACAATGAGAAATGCGTTATCAAGATCCTTAAACCTGTCAAGAAGAAAAAG GGTTCGATGCTTCTTTTGGAGCATGGAGATGAATATATTGGAGGACTTACAATCATATTTACTGGTGCAGATCAAGAGGGAGATAAAAATATTACAGAATCTTTGTGGTGGGCCTAATATTGTAAAGTTGTTTGATATTGTAAGAGACCAGCAATCAAAGACACCGAGTCTTATATTTGAATATGTGAACAATACAGACTTTAAAATGCTGTATCCCACACTTTCAGACTTCGATATTAGATACTACATATATGAACTATTAAAG GCTTTAGATTACTGCCACTCTCAAGGTATCATGCATCGTGATGTCAAGCCTCATAATGTCATGATAGATCATGAGCAGCGCAAACTCCGTCTTATAGATTGGGGACTAGCTGAATTCTATCATCCTGGGAAAGAGTACAACGTTCGTGTAGCTTCAAG GTATTTTAAGGGACCTGAGCTCCTCGTTGATTTGCAAGACTATGACTACTCCTTGGACTTATGGAGCCTGGGCTGTATGTTTGCAGGAATG ATATTTCGCAAGGAACCTTTCTTTTATGGGCACGACAATTATGATCAACTGGTCAAGATTGCGAAG GTGTTGGGAACAGATGATTTGAATGCATATTTGAATAAGTACCACTTGGAATTGGACCCAAATCTTGCTGCCCTTGTCGGAAG ACATAGCAGAAAGCCATGGACGAAGTTCATTAACTCTGATAATCAACACTTGGCTGTTCCCGAT GCTATTGATTTTGTTGACAAACTGTTACGATATGATCATCAAGAAAGGCCTACCGCAAAGGAAGCAATG GCTCATCCTTATTTCTACCCTATAAGGAATGTAGAAAGCAGCCGGGGTCGTGCTCAGTGA